The Maridesulfovibrio ferrireducens DNA segment CTGGAAGGCCGCATATTGTTGGTTGAAGACAACCCAACCAACCAGCTTGTTGCCAACGGAATTTTACAGAAATTCAATTTGCAGGCAGATACTGCAAAAGATGGTCAAGAGGCAATTAATATCCTTGAATCAAAGGAGTACGATCTTGTGCTCATGGACATTCAAATGCCAACTATGGATGGATACGAAGCGACCAAAACTATTCGAGATGTGCAATCAAAAGTTCTTAACCATGATGTCCCCATCATAGCAATGACGGCCCATGCTATGTCTAGTGATCGAGATAAGTGTTTGGAAGTTGGCATGAATGACTACATGTCCAAGCCAATAATTCCTCAAGTACTCTATGATAAAATCAAGGAATTTTTAACACAGGAAGAGAGCGTCCAGGGAGCGATTTCAAATGAATATCAGCAGTCCCCTATGCAGGGCGAGGCCGGACCACTCCTTTTTGATAAGCAATCCCTGATTGACCGTTTAGGGGATGATCATTTGATACAAGTGGTTCTTACCTCATATATTAATGACATACCAAGTCAGATATCCCTCCTCAGGAAGCAGGTCGCCGCTGGCAATACCTCTGATGTTGAAATGCAGGCCCACACTCTCAAAGGAGCATCTCGGCAAGTGGAGGCACAGGTTTTGGGAGATATTGCTTACAATTTAGAGATACAGGCCACAACAGGAAAACTGTCCTCGGTCGAAGGTTATATAATTGAAATCGAAAGGCAGTTTGGTTTATTTTTGGCAGTAATGCAGAAAGAATACCCAGGAATTGACTTGGGTGATAATGAGTATATTCCCTCCCTTAACCCAGAGGACTGATTATGCGAATACTTATCGCAGAAGACGACGTGACATCCAGAGCTGTTCTAGAGGGCATCTTGACCCAGTTGGGACACGAAGTGGTGACGACGGTTAACGGTGTCGAGGCCCTTGAAATTCTCCAGCAGCCAGATTCTCCCATGTTAGCAATTCTCGACTGGATGATGCCGGAACTGAGTGGCGTTGAAGTCATCCAGGAAGTCCGTTCAATACCAACTGACAGCCCGCCATTTCTTATCCTTCTCACCGCCAAGGATAAGAAGACGGATGTTGTTGACGGTCTGAATGTCGGAGCAAATGATTATTTGGTCAAGCCGTATGACAAGGGTGAGCTCATTGCGCGAATAGGTGTTGGCAAGCGTATGATCGATCTACAAGCAGCTCTCGTGGAAAGTCAAAAAGATCTTGCGCACCAAGCCACCCACGACCCATTGACTGGTGCTATGAATCGAAGGGCGATAATGGCCAGTTTGGAGAAAGACTTGGAAAGAACCTTACGTGAAGATTCAGTCTTGGGCATTGGACTTTTGGACATCGACCATTTCAAAGCTGTAAATGATACTTACGGTCACCAAACCGGGGATGATGTATTGTGCGAACTTGTACGAACTATTAACTCCGGTCTGCGAAAATATGACTCCCTTGGGAGAATTGGTGGAGAAGAATTTGTCGTGGTCATGCCAGGCAAAGTGGGAGCAGATAGCGTATCTCAATTTGAAAGACTACGATCTTCGATCCAAAAAACCAAGATGAAAACCAGAACAGGTGATCTTGCCATAACAGTAAGCGTAGGTGTTGTATGTGCCCCACCGGGCGCCAGTATAGATGATTTGTTAGCAATGGCAGATGAAGCTCTCTACCAAGCTAAAGCTGGTGGGCGGAATCGTGTCACACTTGCAGAGTCAAGTTTGCATGAAGACGCGGTGCCTTGAGACGCCCCGAAGCCGATCTTCTTTCTCCATATGCTTGAAACGAAG contains these protein-coding regions:
- a CDS encoding diguanylate cyclase, which gives rise to MRILIAEDDVTSRAVLEGILTQLGHEVVTTVNGVEALEILQQPDSPMLAILDWMMPELSGVEVIQEVRSIPTDSPPFLILLTAKDKKTDVVDGLNVGANDYLVKPYDKGELIARIGVGKRMIDLQAALVESQKDLAHQATHDPLTGAMNRRAIMASLEKDLERTLREDSVLGIGLLDIDHFKAVNDTYGHQTGDDVLCELVRTINSGLRKYDSLGRIGGEEFVVVMPGKVGADSVSQFERLRSSIQKTKMKTRTGDLAITVSVGVVCAPPGASIDDLLAMADEALYQAKAGGRNRVTLAESSLHEDAVP